TTAAGTTCCATAAATGGCTCCCATAAAAAAAAGGCTGTCTAAAAAGAACTGACAGTCATTATATCATTAAAATGACTGCATTAAAGCCTTTTAGACAGCCTTTATTATAAATTACTCAGACTGAATTACTCAGACTTTGTTTCTTCAGCAACAGGAGCTTCTTCTTTTTTAGCTTCTTTTTTTGAAGCCTTTGCTTCATCAGCTGTATCGTCAGTCTTCTGAGCAACGATTGTAAGATTTACTTCTGCAACTGTTGTTTCATAAAGATGAACTTTGAATGTGTATTTTCCAACCTGTTTGAATGTAGCACCAGGGATTTCAATCTTCTTTCTTTCGATTTCATATCCGTTTGCATCAAACCAGTTAGCGATTGTAAGGTTAGTAACGGCACCGTAAAGTTTTCCGTTGTTACCAGCAGGCATTGTAAGTTCAATTGTAAGAGCTTCAAGCTTTTCCTTGAGGGATTTGCTTTCTTCTCTTTTCTGAGCCTTGCGTGCTTCAATTTCTTCTTTCTTAGATTCGAAGTATGCTACTGTTTCTGCATTGTATGGTACTGCAAGTGAACGTGGAA
Above is a window of Treponema rectale DNA encoding:
- the rplI gene encoding 50S ribosomal protein L9 — its product is MKVILYTDVKHVGEMGDVKNVAAGYARNYLFPRSLAVPYNAETVAYFESKKEEIEARKAQKREESKSLKEKLEALTIELTMPAGNNGKLYGAVTNLTIANWFDANGYEIERKKIEIPGATFKQVGKYTFKVHLYETTVAEVNLTIVAQKTDDTADEAKASKKEAKKEEAPVAEETKSE